In one window of Pseudorasbora parva isolate DD20220531a chromosome 7, ASM2467924v1, whole genome shotgun sequence DNA:
- the LOC137083840 gene encoding uncharacterized protein, translating to MHKIKWGGRNQEGAGTTLGEEVEQVNSFLSRTAICSKYMTKGARTDMITIQAMAWNKRKIENLAKVLSRRLIKTKAKIQEESLNLDAMKAELAVTDDKLQDWISEIKQWADAATSEENTGSQQGLQKTIETLYVSIKQRKHNLYRQTDGNKRRHKLRRKILEEKAKLSTAVDEYNRTAPEKLQSADAILASESYAWPWLLDEHDNLTTKKKGL from the exons ATGCACAAGATTAAGTGGGGTGGGCGAAACCAAGAAGGAGCAGGCACCACACTGGGTGAAGAGGTTGAACAGGTTAACAGCTTCTTGTCAAGAACTGCTATATGCAGTAAATACATGACCAAAGGAG CTAGAACAGACATGATTACCATCCAGGCCATGGCATGGAACAAACGCAAAATTGAAAACCTTGCGAAAGTGCTGTCCCGAAGATTAATAAAG ACAAAAGCAAAAATTCAGGAGGAGTCCTTAAACCTTGATGCAATGAAGGCAGAGTTGGCAGTAACAGATGACAAGCTTCAAGACTGGATCAGTGAAATCAAACAGTGGGCTGATGCAG CAACAAGTGAGGAGAACACAGGCAGTCAACAGGGGCTGCAGAAGACGATTGAGACGCTTTATGTGAGCATCAAGCAGAGGAAGCACAACCTTTACCGTCAAACAG ATGGAAACAAGAGAAGACACAAACTCCGCAGAAAAATTTTGGAGGAAAAAGCCAAACTTAGTACAGCTGTAGATGAATACAACAGGACAGCACCTGAAAAACTGCAGTCAGCTGATGCAATTCTGGCATCTGAAAGTTACGCATGGCCATGGCTACTGGATGAGCATG ATAAtcttaccacaaaaaaaaaaggcctTTGA
- the LOC137083939 gene encoding uncharacterized protein has translation MASCQNMSGFDQLCQEAANISRELELIADNAELEAATREAEQTLQTFNPPQMKLKTKRACPKPVSFVERDEFGHLVPKRRRPKLTKPNISDATRINNSATLSTGDTGHGEIPSLCTHTVWPAVEDIETLQQEVEDLLADTTDIPISKSTSSNTWSFRIAQNRKKWAGLRPELLESLLTAEYTEIKQCQHCRLKRSVIRCKDCIPKQLYCADCDMLAHERKLHNRETDVEGFFQPLSPSTLVKVDIEGQFQFEEKTCLLPLEAPEQICHCATDSIVVSEGKRAILIGIDGRYNVSLPQFTCSRHMSRMTSIPLLIKSGYWPATANCETLYKIDVFVSYDHMKLTAPGLSRQSFTSLLEQRTEFFGRSGKICADAFHRSFFEWRYCRYEIDQLCGLKVFDCPACSPFMLAVSVDGNRKMYRFKRGDEDHGLFKGVFVCEDEEVSKFVDYINDQTKHSTGKGVCGSSQWTAARESVPKKINKLDEEGMEVAVCRHGVLLRSLNMMRGEIFAYPMFLQKELSPRNVQFMCTDVICKYWPYLQRVANICPEFSPLLDMKPFLSVMHAKAHSWKCEVN, from the exons ATGGCATCTTGTCAGAACATGTCAGGTTTTGACCAATTGTGTCAGGAAGCAGCTAATATTTCAAGGGAACTTGAACTCATAGCTGATAACGCTGAACTTGAAGCAGCTACCAGGGAGGCTGAACAAACTCTACAAACGTTTAACCCCCCACAG ATGAAATTGAAGACCAAACGAGCCTGTCCAAAACCAGTCTCTTTTGTGGAAAGGGATGAGTTTGGGCATCTTGTGCCTAAACGGAGAAGGCCAAAATTAACAAAGCCAAATATTTCTGATG CTACAAGGATCAACAATTCAGCTACGTTGTCCACTGGAGACACTGGTCATG GTGAAATTCCATCACTGTGTACTCACACTGTTTGGCCAGCAGTTGAAGATATAG AAACTCTTCAACAAGAGGTAGAGGATCTGTTAGCTGATACCACTGACATTCCGATCTCAAAATCAACTTCTTCAAATACTTGGTCATTTCGCATTGCCCAGAATAGAAAGAAGTGGGCAGGTTTGAGGCCAGAATTGTTGGAGTCTTTATTAACGGCTGAGTATACAGAGATCAAGCAGTGCCAACACTGCAGACTGAAGCGCTCTGTTATCCGCTGTAAAGACTGTATTCCTAAACAGCTGTACTGTGCCGACTGTGATATGTTGGCCCATGAAAGGAAACTTCACAACCGAGAGACCGATGTGGAAGGATTCTTTCAGCCCCTTTCCCCATCAACTTTGGTGAAGGTGGATATTGAAGGCCAATTCCAATTTGAGGAAAAAA CTTGCCTTTTGCCTCTTGAGGCACCTGAGCAAATTTGCCACTGTGCCACTGATTCCATTGTGGTGTCTGAAGGTAAAAGGGCAATTCTCATAGGAATTGATG GTCGCTACAATGTCAGCTTGCCACAATTCACATGCTCACGTCACATGAGCAGAATGACCAGCATCCCTTTATTGATCAAGTCTGGTTACTGGCCTGCCACAGCAAACTGTGAAACCCTATATAAAATAGATGTATTTGTGTCCTATGACCACATGAAACTGACAGCTCCTGGACTGTCAAGACAGTCCTTCACCAGTTTACTGGAACAGCGGACAGAGTTCTTTGGCCGA AGTGGAAAGATATGCGCAGATGCTTTTCATAGAAGTTTTTTTGAATGGAGATACTGTCGGTATGAAATCGATCAGCTTTGTGGACTGAAAGTCTTTGACTGTCCAGCCTGTTCGCCATTTATGCTCGCTGTTTCAGTGGATGGTAACAGGAAAATGTACCGCTTCAAAAGAGG GGATGAAGATCATGGCCTGTTTAAGGGTGTCTTTGTCTGTGAGGATGAAGAAGTGTCAAAGTTTGTGGACTACATTAATGATCAGACAAAGCAT TCTACTGGAAAAGGTGTCTGTGGCTCGAGCCAGTGGACTGCTGCACGGGAATCTGTCCcgaaaaaaattaacaaactgGATGAGGAGGGCATGGAGGTGGCTGTCTGCCGACATGGTGTGCTGCTGAGAAGTCTGAACATGATGAGGGGAGAAATTTTTGCTTATCCCATGTTCTTACAGAAGGAGTTGAGTCCAAGAAATGTTCAGTTCATGTGTACCGACGTGATTTGCAAGTACTGGCCATACCTGCAGAGAGTTGCAAATATTTGTCCAGAATTCTCTCCTCTCCTGGACATGAAGCCATTTCTGTCGGTAATGCATGCAAAGGCCCACTCTTGGAAATGTGAGGTAAACtga